One genomic segment of Fundulus heteroclitus isolate FHET01 chromosome 10, MU-UCD_Fhet_4.1, whole genome shotgun sequence includes these proteins:
- the LOC118564399 gene encoding nucleolin 1-like, producing the protein MEEEEVAAPRERIVRKTKAPVKYSMSDSEDEFSESGKKSSPKRKAIITDDDDDDDASFAPEPSDVSDSDVKSLAPPPKAPEPA; encoded by the exons atggaggaagaggaggtggcTGCCCCCAGGGAGCGCATAGTACGCAAAACTAAAG CTCCGGTGAAGTACAGCATGTCTGACAGTGAAGATGAATTTTCTGAGAGCGGAAAGAAGAGCTCTCCAAAGAGGAAAGCCATTAtcactgatgatgatgatgatgatgatgcaagCTTTGCCCCAGAGCCCAGTGATGTCTCGGACAGTGACGTCAAGTCATTAGCCCCACCTCCCAAAGCTCCAGAGCCAGCGTAA
- the LOC110368181 gene encoding gap junction delta-3 protein-like, producing MGEWDAFGKLFEVLQNESPMFGRFWLFLMLVFRIVILGTVATDMFEDEQAEFTCNTGQPGCKQVCYDDAFPISQYRFWVFHIVLIATPSLLFLLYASHYHTKASKLNLAQSSIHRYREDPHIRRLYIVNVIFRILAEVGFLVVQWKLYGFKVKAQFPCSRFPCPYTVDCFTSRPAEKTIFLYFYFAVGAVSAFASFAELFYVVTKWFCCSYHQPFDLEDRQNLQNLSQDDFNEKPKAKTMSDSSVRLKGGSVKSSKKVSSIKSKRGKYENPRKLMV from the coding sequence ATGGGTGAATGGGACGCCTTCGGTAAGCTCTTTGAGGTCCTCCAGAACGAGTCTCCAATGTTTGGACGGTTCTGGCTCTTCCTGATGCTTGTGTTTCGGATAGTGATTCTTGGAACAGTGGCCACCGACATGTTTGAGGATGAACAGGCGGAGTTTACCTGTAACACCGGACAGCCAGGCTGCAAGCAGGTCTGCTATGATGATGCTTTCCCTATCTCCCAGTACAGATTCTGGGTGTTTCACATAGTTCTGATTGCTACCCCGTCCCTGCTTTTCCTCCTGTATGCTTCACATTATCATACCAAAGCTTCAAAGCTAAATTTGGCCCAAAGTAGCATTCATAGATACAGAGAAGATCCCCACATCAGGAGGCTTTACattgtaaatgtaatttttcgGATCTTGGCGGAGGTGGGCTTCCTGGTGGTCCAGTGGAAGTTGTACGGCTTCAAGGTGAAAGCGCAGTTCCCCTGCAGCCGCTTTCCTTGCCCCTACACAGTCGACTGCTTCACCTCCCGTCCTGCAGAGAAAACAATCTTCCTCTACTTCTACTTTGCTGTGGGTGCCGTATCAGCATTTGCCAGCTTTGCAGAGCTTTTCTACGTCGTCACAAAATGGTTTTGCTGCAGCTACCATCAGCCCTTTGATCTGGAAGATCGTCAGAATCTACAGAACTTAAGTCAAGATGATTTCAATGAGAAGCCAAAGGCAAAGACGATGTCAGACAGCAGCGTCAGGCTAAAGGGAGGATCAGTGAAAAGCAGCAAGAAGGTCTCCAGCATCAAGAGCAAAAGAGGCAAATATGAGAACCCCAGGAAACTCATGGTGTGA